A window of the Mesorhizobium opportunistum WSM2075 genome harbors these coding sequences:
- a CDS encoding NADP-dependent malic enzyme → MARKTENSGPSVSAQEALEFHAMGRPGKLEIVATKPMTTQRDLSLAYSPGVAVPVRAIAEDPSRAFDYTTRGNMVAVISNGTAILGLGNLGALASKPVMEGKAVLFKRFADVDSIDLEVDTEDAEEFINCVRYLGPSFGGINLEDIKAPECFIIEQRLRELMDIPVFHDDQHGTAIISSAGLINALEVTGRDMKTTRLVCNGAGAAGIACIELMKAMGFAPENIILCDTKGVVYQGRTEGMNQWKSAHAVKTDRRSLAEALDGADVFLGLSAKGALTTAMVQSMAKNPIIFAMANPDPEITPEEVAEIRTDAIMATGRSDYPNQVNNVLGFPYIFRGALDVRATTINDDMKIAAARALAELARQDVPDDVAAAYQGNRPRFGPNYIIPVPFDPRLISAIPLAVAKAAMDSGVARKPILDLDRYAQELSARRDPIASTLQRIYDRVRRQPKRIVFAEGEEEQVMRAAVSYVNQKLGTAILLGRDDVIKENAKHAGIDLNKQGIEIINARLSRRNGIYTDYLYERMQRKGFLFRDCQRLINNDRNHFAACMVALGDADGIVTGVTRNYSTALDDIRRVIDAKPGHRVIGVSIVLARGKTVLVADTAVHDMPNAEQIADIAEEAAGFARRMGYEPRLAMLAYSTFGHPQGERSERVQEAVRILDKRRVDFEYDGEMAADVALNARAMAQYPFIRLTGPANVLVMPAFHSASISTKMLQELGGSTVIGPLLVGLNKPVQIVSLNAKDSDIVNMAAIAAYTAGT, encoded by the coding sequence ATGGCCAGGAAAACCGAGAACAGCGGTCCGTCCGTCAGCGCGCAGGAAGCGCTCGAATTCCACGCGATGGGCCGGCCCGGCAAGCTGGAGATCGTCGCCACCAAGCCGATGACGACGCAGCGCGATCTCAGCCTCGCCTATTCGCCGGGTGTCGCCGTGCCGGTGCGCGCCATCGCCGAGGATCCGAGCCGCGCCTTCGACTACACGACGCGCGGCAACATGGTCGCCGTCATCTCCAACGGCACCGCCATTCTCGGTCTGGGAAATCTCGGCGCGCTGGCCTCCAAGCCGGTCATGGAAGGCAAGGCGGTGTTGTTCAAGCGCTTCGCCGATGTCGATTCGATCGATCTCGAGGTCGACACCGAGGATGCCGAGGAGTTCATCAACTGCGTGCGTTATCTCGGCCCCTCCTTCGGCGGCATCAATCTCGAAGACATCAAGGCGCCGGAATGCTTCATCATCGAGCAGCGCCTGCGCGAGCTGATGGATATCCCGGTCTTCCACGACGACCAGCACGGCACCGCCATCATTTCGTCCGCCGGCCTGATCAACGCGCTGGAGGTCACTGGTCGCGACATGAAGACCACCAGGCTGGTCTGCAATGGCGCCGGTGCCGCCGGCATCGCCTGCATCGAGCTGATGAAGGCGATGGGTTTTGCCCCGGAAAACATCATCCTGTGCGACACCAAGGGCGTCGTCTACCAGGGCCGCACCGAAGGCATGAACCAGTGGAAGTCGGCGCATGCGGTCAAGACCGACAGGCGCAGCCTTGCCGAAGCGCTCGACGGCGCCGACGTCTTCCTCGGCCTCTCCGCCAAGGGTGCGCTGACCACCGCCATGGTGCAGTCGATGGCCAAGAACCCGATCATCTTCGCCATGGCCAATCCCGATCCCGAGATCACGCCGGAAGAAGTGGCCGAGATCCGCACCGACGCGATCATGGCCACGGGGCGGTCCGATTACCCCAACCAGGTCAACAACGTGCTCGGCTTCCCCTATATCTTCCGCGGTGCGCTGGATGTGCGGGCGACCACCATCAACGACGACATGAAGATCGCCGCCGCGCGCGCGCTCGCCGAACTGGCGCGCCAGGACGTGCCTGACGACGTCGCCGCCGCCTACCAGGGCAACAGGCCGAGATTCGGACCCAATTACATCATCCCGGTGCCGTTCGACCCGCGCCTGATCTCGGCCATTCCGCTCGCGGTGGCCAAGGCGGCGATGGATTCGGGCGTTGCCCGCAAGCCGATCCTCGACCTCGACCGCTACGCGCAGGAACTGTCCGCCCGGCGCGATCCGATCGCCTCCACCTTGCAGCGCATCTATGACCGCGTGCGCCGCCAGCCCAAGCGCATCGTCTTCGCCGAGGGCGAGGAGGAGCAGGTGATGCGCGCCGCCGTCTCCTATGTGAACCAGAAACTCGGCACCGCCATCCTGCTCGGCCGCGACGACGTCATCAAGGAGAACGCCAAGCACGCCGGCATCGACCTCAACAAGCAAGGCATCGAGATCATCAATGCCCGGCTGTCGCGCCGCAACGGCATCTACACCGACTACCTCTACGAGCGCATGCAGCGCAAAGGCTTCCTGTTTCGCGATTGCCAGCGCCTGATCAACAATGACCGCAACCACTTCGCCGCCTGCATGGTGGCGCTGGGCGATGCCGACGGCATCGTCACCGGCGTCACCCGCAACTATTCCACCGCGCTCGACGACATCCGCCGCGTCATCGACGCCAAGCCTGGTCACCGCGTCATCGGCGTCTCGATCGTGCTGGCGCGAGGCAAGACCGTGCTGGTCGCCGACACCGCCGTGCACGACATGCCCAACGCCGAGCAGATCGCCGACATCGCCGAGGAAGCGGCCGGCTTTGCCCGCCGCATGGGCTACGAGCCGAGGCTCGCAATGCTCGCCTATTCCACCTTCGGCCACCCGCAGGGCGAGCGCTCGGAGCGCGTCCAGGAGGCCGTGCGCATCCTCGACAAGCGCCGCGTCGACTTCGAGTATGACGGTGAAATGGCCGCCGACGTCGCGCTCAACGCACGCGCCATGGCACAATACCCGTTCATCAGGCTGACTGGTCCGGCCAATGTGCTGGTCATGCCGGCCTTCCACTCGGCCTCGATCTCGACCAAGATGCTGCAGGAACTTGGCGGCTCGACGGTCATCGGCCCGCTGCTGGTCGGCCTCAACAAGCCGGTCCAGATCGTCTCGCTGAATGCCAAGGATAGCGACATCGTCAACATGGCGGCGATCGCGGCCTATACGGCGGGGACTTGA
- the mutS gene encoding DNA mismatch repair protein MutS produces MNMHSPNEPDAPEAMTPLQPGAPAVTPMMEQFIEIKAANPDSLLFYRMGDFYELFFDDAEKASRALGIVLTKRGKHQGHDIPMCGVPVHAADDYLQKLIGQGFRVAVCEQIEDPAEAKKRGSKSVVRRDVVRLVTPGTITEDKLLAPSESSFLMALGRVKGGADHSFALAWIDISTGAFRVAETTADRLLADIFRVDPRELIVAEPVFYDAELKPVFDVLGRVANPQPPSLFDSASATGRIARFFDVATPDSFGTFSRAELSAISGAIAYVEKTQKAERPPLSRPEREEQGSTLFIDPATRGNLELLRTLSGNREGSLFKAIDRTVTGGGARLLADRLMAPLTDPAAIGARLDSVSFFRSETRLCQAVRTSLKSVADMPRALSRLALNRGGPRDLGALRAGFEAAGAIAEIFAETALPQELADALAAIHALPQALARHLTQALGEELPLLKRDGGFLRGGYHGELDEMRALRDESRKVIAGLERSLIEETGIRSLKIRHNNVLGYYIEVTANHHAVMTGSDGAKARFIHRQTMANAMRFTTTELAELETKIANAADRALGIELAAFDALTAEAVGEADKIRAGADALAVLDVSAALALLSESEAWCRPVVDSSLAFEISGGRHPVVEQALRRSGEGPFVANDCDLSPEGNAKNGAIWLLTGPNMGGKSTFLRQNALIAILAQTGSFVPAASAHIGVVDRLFSRVGASDDLARGRSTFMVEMVETAAILNQAGERALVILDEIGRGTATFDGLSIAWAAVEYLHEKNRCRAIFATHFHEMTSLAGKLARLHNVTMRVKEWENDVVFLHEVGKGAADRSYGVQVARLAGLPEAVVDRAKQVLHQLEEGEVSGKTNRLVDDLPLFSVAVKREAPKPVKSDALGAALGEINPDEMTPREALEALYRLKGLM; encoded by the coding sequence ATGAACATGCACAGCCCGAACGAGCCAGACGCCCCCGAGGCGATGACGCCGCTACAGCCTGGTGCGCCCGCCGTCACGCCGATGATGGAGCAGTTCATCGAGATCAAGGCGGCGAACCCGGATTCGCTGCTGTTCTACCGCATGGGCGATTTCTACGAGCTGTTCTTCGACGATGCCGAAAAGGCCAGCCGGGCACTGGGCATCGTCTTGACCAAGCGCGGCAAGCACCAGGGCCATGACATCCCGATGTGCGGCGTGCCGGTGCATGCCGCCGACGATTACCTGCAGAAGCTGATCGGCCAGGGTTTTCGCGTTGCCGTCTGCGAGCAGATCGAGGATCCGGCCGAGGCCAAGAAGCGCGGCTCCAAATCGGTGGTGCGCCGCGACGTGGTGCGGCTGGTGACGCCGGGCACCATCACCGAGGACAAATTGCTGGCGCCATCGGAATCGAGCTTCCTGATGGCGCTGGGACGAGTGAAGGGCGGAGCCGATCATTCCTTCGCATTGGCCTGGATCGACATCTCGACAGGCGCCTTCCGCGTCGCCGAGACCACCGCCGACCGGCTGCTGGCCGACATTTTTCGCGTCGATCCGCGCGAGCTGATCGTCGCCGAACCGGTGTTTTACGATGCCGAGCTGAAGCCGGTGTTCGACGTGCTTGGCCGGGTCGCCAACCCGCAGCCGCCATCGCTGTTCGATTCGGCCTCGGCCACCGGGCGCATCGCCCGCTTCTTCGACGTGGCGACGCCGGACAGTTTCGGCACGTTTTCGCGCGCCGAGCTGTCGGCAATCTCGGGCGCCATTGCCTATGTCGAGAAGACGCAGAAGGCCGAGCGCCCGCCATTGTCGCGGCCCGAGCGCGAGGAACAGGGCTCGACGCTGTTCATCGATCCGGCGACACGTGGGAATCTGGAGCTGCTCCGCACATTGTCGGGCAACCGCGAAGGCTCGTTGTTCAAGGCGATCGACCGCACGGTGACCGGTGGCGGCGCCAGGCTGCTCGCCGACCGGCTGATGGCGCCGCTGACCGACCCGGCTGCGATCGGCGCACGCCTGGATTCGGTGTCGTTCTTTCGGTCCGAAACGCGGCTGTGCCAGGCGGTGCGGACAAGCTTGAAGAGCGTCGCGGACATGCCGCGCGCGCTTTCCAGGCTGGCGCTCAACCGGGGCGGCCCGCGGGACCTCGGCGCATTGCGCGCCGGCTTCGAGGCGGCCGGCGCCATCGCCGAAATCTTTGCGGAGACCGCCCTGCCCCAGGAATTGGCTGATGCGCTCGCCGCCATTCATGCGCTGCCCCAGGCGCTGGCCCGGCATCTGACGCAGGCGCTTGGCGAGGAACTGCCGCTGCTCAAGCGCGACGGCGGCTTCCTGCGCGGCGGCTATCACGGCGAACTCGACGAGATGCGGGCGTTGCGCGACGAGTCGCGAAAAGTGATCGCCGGGCTGGAGCGCTCGCTGATCGAGGAGACCGGCATCCGCTCGCTGAAGATCCGGCACAACAATGTGCTCGGCTACTACATCGAAGTGACCGCCAACCATCATGCGGTGATGACCGGCAGCGATGGCGCCAAGGCGCGCTTCATCCACCGCCAGACCATGGCCAATGCCATGCGCTTCACCACGACCGAACTCGCCGAACTCGAGACCAAGATCGCCAATGCCGCCGACCGGGCGCTCGGCATCGAGCTCGCCGCCTTCGATGCGCTGACGGCGGAAGCGGTCGGCGAGGCGGATAAAATCCGCGCCGGCGCCGATGCGCTCGCCGTGCTCGACGTCTCGGCGGCATTGGCGCTTTTGTCGGAAAGCGAGGCCTGGTGCCGGCCGGTGGTGGATTCGAGCCTCGCCTTCGAGATTTCCGGCGGCAGGCATCCCGTGGTCGAGCAGGCCCTGCGCCGTTCCGGCGAGGGTCCGTTTGTCGCCAATGATTGCGACCTTTCGCCGGAGGGGAACGCCAAAAACGGCGCGATCTGGCTTCTGACCGGCCCCAACATGGGCGGTAAATCGACGTTCCTGCGGCAAAACGCGCTGATCGCCATTCTCGCCCAGACCGGCTCGTTCGTGCCGGCGGCATCGGCCCATATCGGTGTCGTCGACCGGCTGTTCTCGCGCGTCGGCGCTTCCGACGACCTGGCGCGCGGCCGTTCGACCTTCATGGTCGAGATGGTCGAGACGGCGGCGATCCTCAACCAGGCCGGCGAACGGGCGCTGGTGATCCTGGACGAGATCGGCCGCGGCACCGCCACTTTCGACGGCCTGTCGATCGCCTGGGCGGCGGTGGAATATTTGCACGAGAAGAACCGCTGCCGGGCAATTTTCGCCACCCATTTCCACGAAATGACCTCGCTCGCCGGCAAGCTGGCGCGGCTCCACAACGTCACCATGCGCGTCAAGGAATGGGAAAACGACGTCGTCTTCCTGCACGAGGTCGGAAAGGGTGCGGCCGATCGCTCCTACGGCGTCCAGGTGGCGCGCCTCGCCGGTCTGCCGGAAGCGGTGGTCGACCGGGCCAAACAAGTGCTGCACCAGCTGGAGGAAGGCGAGGTTTCCGGCAAGACCAACCGGCTGGTCGACGATTTGCCGCTGTTTTCCGTGGCGGTGAAGCGCGAAGCACCGAAGCCGGTGAAGAGCGACGCGCTGGGCGCCGCGCTCGGCGAGATCAATCCCGACGAGATGACGCCGAGGGAAGCGCTGGAGGCGCTTTACCGGCTGAAGGGGCTGATGTAG
- a CDS encoding aldo/keto reductase: protein MPSTVRTTTLPSGEAIAVLGQGTWKMGEDIRRRGDEIAALKLGLDLGVTLIDTAEMYASGGAEEVVAEAIAGRRAEVFLVSKVLPSNASRAGVQRACENSLKRLATDRIDLYLLHWPGSVPLAETVEAFEALKKAGKIRHWGVSNFDIEEMEDLAGLPDGGNVQTNQVLYNLVRRGLEFDLAPWSRKRGIPLMAYSPVEQGALARNARLDAVAARHGATAAQIALAWVMQQEGVIAIPKASSQEHVRQNFAALDIKLIGEDLADLDRAFPPPTRKRGLEMI from the coding sequence ATGCCATCGACCGTCAGAACCACCACGCTGCCCTCCGGCGAAGCCATTGCCGTGCTCGGCCAGGGCACGTGGAAGATGGGCGAGGATATCAGGCGCCGTGGCGATGAGATCGCTGCTCTCAAGCTTGGCCTCGATCTCGGCGTCACGCTGATCGACACCGCCGAGATGTATGCCAGCGGCGGTGCCGAGGAGGTCGTGGCCGAAGCCATAGCCGGGCGCCGCGCCGAGGTTTTCCTGGTCTCGAAAGTTCTGCCGTCGAACGCTTCGCGCGCGGGCGTGCAGCGCGCCTGCGAGAACAGCCTGAAGCGCCTCGCCACCGACCGCATCGACCTCTATCTCTTGCATTGGCCTGGCAGCGTGCCCTTGGCGGAGACGGTCGAAGCCTTCGAGGCGTTGAAGAAAGCCGGCAAGATTCGCCACTGGGGCGTCAGCAATTTCGACATCGAGGAGATGGAAGACCTCGCCGGCTTGCCCGATGGCGGTAATGTCCAGACCAACCAGGTGCTTTACAATCTGGTCCGGCGCGGCCTCGAGTTCGATCTAGCGCCCTGGAGCCGCAAGCGCGGCATTCCGCTGATGGCCTATTCGCCGGTCGAACAGGGTGCATTGGCGCGCAATGCCAGGCTCGACGCGGTCGCCGCCCGCCATGGCGCCACCGCGGCACAAATCGCCCTGGCCTGGGTGATGCAGCAAGAGGGCGTCATCGCCATTCCCAAGGCCAGCAGCCAGGAGCACGTCCGCCAGAACTTTGCCGCGCTCGACATCAAGCTTATCGGTGAAGATCTCGCCGATCTCGACCGTGCCTTCCCGCCGCCGACGCGAAAGCGCGGGCTGGAGATGATCTAG
- the copM gene encoding CopM family metallochaperone — translation MTLAKKLVLLLMAAGMLLAVFLESVPAQSEEMKHDMTGMAMGAESPSTEGYKAAMDKMHAGMMASQYTGNADVDFVRGMIPHHQGAIDMAKVELANGKDPEIRKLAEAVIAAQETEIKQMQDWLAAHPVK, via the coding sequence ATGACCTTGGCTAAGAAACTCGTGCTTTTGCTGATGGCGGCCGGAATGCTGCTTGCAGTCTTCCTCGAAAGCGTCCCCGCGCAAAGCGAAGAGATGAAACACGACATGACCGGCATGGCAATGGGCGCGGAAAGCCCGTCGACCGAGGGCTACAAGGCGGCGATGGACAAGATGCACGCCGGCATGATGGCCTCGCAGTATACCGGCAATGCCGACGTCGATTTCGTCCGAGGCATGATCCCGCACCATCAGGGCGCCATCGACATGGCCAAGGTCGAGCTTGCCAATGGCAAGGATCCCGAAATCCGCAAGCTGGCCGAGGCGGTCATCGCCGCGCAGGAGACCGAGATCAAGCAGATGCAGGACTGGCTTGCTGCCCATCCGGTTAAATAG
- a CDS encoding heavy metal translocating P-type ATPase → MAHSDHDHHTHGGCCAPKAVDAGAVLRDPVCGMTVDPAAGKPTAEHGGRLYHFCSEGCRTKFQAEPEKYLTAIDPVCGISVDRATARHFVRHEGQGFYFCSAGCKAKFEAAPQAYLGDKPVPAPMPKGTQYTCPMHPEIVRDKPGSCPICGMALEPMGVPTGDEGPNPELVDFTRRFWVSAALSIPLLIVAMAPMVGLSFEGLVGDRTKVWIELALASPVVLWAAFPFFHRGWESILNRSPNMWTLISLGVGAAYLYSVVATLFPDIFPHQFRGHGGAVPVYFEAAAVIVALVFLGQVLELRAREKTGSAIRALLDLAPKTARRIAEDGSESDVPLDGVKAGDRLRVRPGEAVPVDGTVLEGRSSIDESMITGEPLPVEKTEGDALTGGTLNRQGSLIMRAERIGSETTLARIVELVAKAQRSRAPIQGLADRVSFYFVPAVVLVAVAAFIAWAVLGPEPSLVFAVVSAVSVLIIACPCALGLATPMSIMTATGRGALAGVLIKEAAALERFASVDTLIVDKTGTLTEGRPKLTDIVTASGFAEDDLLGLAASLEKGSEHPLAEAIVEGAAARGVTVAHVGDFEATTGKGVSGTVSGKTVALGNAAMMRDLGVDVSAVAASAEALQGDGKTAMFVAVGGRLAGIVAVADPVKATTAEAIKALHDSGLRIIMATGDNERTAKAIAGSLGIDEVRAGLLPEQKAALVDELRGTSAGVAMAGDGVNDAPALAAADVGIAMGTGADVAVESAGITLVKGDLNGIVRARALAQATIRNIRQNLFFAFLYNVLGVPVAAGVLYPLTGTLLSPMLAAAAMSLSSVSVIANALRLRTLKL, encoded by the coding sequence ATGGCGCATTCAGATCACGATCATCACACGCATGGCGGCTGCTGCGCGCCGAAAGCCGTGGACGCGGGCGCGGTCCTGCGCGATCCGGTCTGCGGCATGACCGTGGATCCGGCCGCCGGCAAGCCGACAGCAGAACATGGCGGCCGGCTCTATCACTTCTGCAGCGAAGGCTGCCGCACGAAATTCCAGGCCGAGCCGGAGAAATACCTGACGGCCATCGACCCCGTCTGCGGCATAAGCGTCGATCGCGCCACGGCCAGGCACTTTGTCCGCCATGAAGGCCAGGGCTTCTATTTCTGCTCCGCCGGCTGCAAGGCGAAGTTCGAGGCGGCCCCGCAAGCCTATCTCGGCGACAAGCCGGTGCCGGCGCCGATGCCCAAGGGTACGCAGTACACCTGCCCCATGCATCCCGAGATCGTCCGCGACAAGCCCGGCTCCTGCCCGATCTGTGGCATGGCGCTGGAGCCAATGGGCGTGCCGACTGGCGATGAAGGACCTAATCCGGAGCTGGTCGACTTCACCAGGCGGTTCTGGGTCAGCGCGGCCCTGTCGATCCCGCTTCTGATCGTCGCCATGGCGCCGATGGTCGGCCTGTCGTTCGAAGGACTGGTCGGGGATCGCACAAAGGTCTGGATCGAGCTGGCCCTGGCAAGCCCGGTGGTGCTTTGGGCCGCCTTTCCCTTCTTTCATCGCGGCTGGGAATCGATACTCAACCGCAGCCCCAATATGTGGACGCTGATTTCGCTCGGTGTCGGTGCCGCCTATCTCTACAGCGTCGTCGCCACGCTGTTCCCGGACATTTTCCCGCATCAGTTCCGCGGCCATGGCGGTGCGGTGCCGGTCTATTTTGAGGCTGCCGCCGTCATCGTCGCGCTGGTCTTCCTCGGCCAGGTGCTGGAATTGCGCGCCCGAGAAAAGACCGGTTCGGCGATCCGCGCCCTGCTCGATCTGGCGCCCAAGACAGCGCGGCGGATCGCTGAAGACGGCTCCGAGAGCGACGTCCCGCTGGACGGCGTCAAGGCCGGGGACCGCTTGCGCGTCCGTCCGGGCGAAGCCGTTCCGGTCGACGGCACCGTGCTCGAAGGCCGCTCTTCCATCGACGAATCGATGATCACGGGCGAGCCGTTGCCGGTCGAAAAGACCGAAGGCGACGCGCTGACCGGCGGCACGCTCAACAGGCAAGGCTCGCTGATCATGCGCGCCGAACGGATCGGTTCCGAGACCACGCTCGCGCGCATCGTCGAACTCGTCGCCAAGGCACAGCGCTCGCGCGCGCCGATCCAGGGGTTGGCCGACCGCGTTTCCTTCTACTTTGTTCCGGCCGTCGTCCTGGTTGCCGTCGCGGCCTTCATTGCCTGGGCGGTCCTTGGTCCAGAGCCCAGCCTGGTCTTTGCCGTCGTCTCGGCGGTCTCGGTGCTGATCATCGCCTGTCCCTGTGCGCTTGGGCTTGCCACGCCGATGTCGATCATGACCGCCACCGGGCGCGGCGCTCTTGCCGGCGTGCTGATCAAGGAGGCCGCCGCACTCGAACGCTTTGCCTCCGTCGACACGCTGATCGTCGACAAGACCGGCACGCTGACCGAAGGCCGGCCGAAGCTGACCGATATCGTAACTGCCAGCGGCTTTGCCGAGGACGACTTGCTGGGGCTTGCGGCAAGTCTCGAGAAGGGGTCTGAACACCCCTTGGCCGAGGCCATCGTCGAAGGCGCCGCGGCGCGCGGCGTGACCGTCGCCCACGTCGGCGATTTCGAGGCGACCACCGGCAAGGGCGTTTCAGGCACCGTGTCGGGCAAGACTGTCGCGCTCGGCAATGCCGCGATGATGCGCGATCTCGGCGTCGATGTTTCCGCCGTTGCGGCCAGCGCGGAGGCGTTGCAGGGCGACGGCAAGACGGCGATGTTCGTCGCTGTCGGCGGCAGGCTGGCCGGCATCGTCGCCGTTGCCGATCCGGTCAAGGCGACCACCGCCGAGGCGATCAAGGCCCTGCATGACAGCGGCTTGAGGATCATCATGGCGACCGGCGACAATGAACGCACGGCCAAGGCGATCGCCGGCAGCCTCGGTATCGACGAGGTGCGCGCCGGGCTCTTGCCGGAACAGAAGGCAGCGCTCGTCGACGAGTTGCGCGGCACGAGCGCCGGCGTCGCCATGGCCGGCGATGGCGTCAACGACGCACCCGCGCTTGCCGCCGCCGATGTCGGCATCGCCATGGGTACCGGCGCCGATGTCGCGGTCGAAAGTGCTGGCATCACCCTGGTCAAGGGCGATCTCAACGGCATCGTGCGGGCCCGCGCGCTGGCCCAGGCCACCATCCGCAACATCCGCCAGAACCTGTTCTTCGCCTTCCTCTACAATGTGCTTGGCGTACCGGTCGCCGCCGGCGTGCTCTATCCGCTCACCGGCACGCTTTTGTCGCCGATGCTGGCGGCGGCGGCGATGAGCCTGTCGTCGGTGTCGGTAATCGCCAACGCATTGCGGCTGAGAACGTTGAAACTCTGA
- a CDS encoding glycosyltransferase family 25 protein, translated as MKCLVINLDRSPDRLAHITAEFARIGIAFARIVATDARDHPELVLQPQFSIYAVRRLSSSEVACMHSHRACWSIIAQDDAPYGAVFEDDVVFSAKAGALLADSGWISADADAVKLETFFSKTMIQRKRIAVGNGFSLFRLRRSHMGTGGYIVSRQMARDLLEATAQASAAADDLLFNPVFPTSASKTIYQLVPALCAQDQFVGDRLPSLLYEEREAEWVASGLTIKRRKPLAEKIRVEIRRVVEWVVDHCKLRHYTVIALDPPAAEEPMSCLAAGGNENAL; from the coding sequence ATGAAATGTCTGGTCATCAATCTTGATCGGTCTCCCGACCGGCTCGCCCACATCACGGCGGAGTTTGCCCGCATCGGCATCGCCTTCGCGCGAATCGTCGCGACCGATGCCCGTGACCATCCTGAGTTGGTGCTGCAGCCACAATTTTCGATCTACGCCGTCCGGCGCCTGTCCTCCAGCGAGGTCGCCTGCATGCACAGCCATCGCGCCTGCTGGTCGATCATCGCTCAAGACGATGCCCCTTATGGCGCCGTCTTCGAGGACGACGTCGTGTTCTCCGCGAAAGCCGGTGCCCTTCTGGCCGATAGTGGCTGGATTTCGGCCGATGCCGATGCCGTCAAACTCGAAACATTCTTCAGCAAGACCATGATCCAGAGGAAAAGGATCGCCGTCGGCAACGGCTTCTCCCTATTCAGGCTTCGCAGGAGCCATATGGGGACCGGCGGCTACATCGTCTCCAGGCAGATGGCGCGCGACCTCCTGGAAGCTACCGCGCAGGCCAGCGCAGCTGCCGACGATCTCCTCTTCAACCCCGTGTTCCCGACGTCGGCAAGCAAGACGATCTACCAACTCGTTCCCGCACTCTGTGCGCAGGACCAGTTCGTGGGCGACAGATTGCCAAGCCTGCTTTACGAAGAGCGCGAAGCCGAATGGGTCGCAAGCGGGCTGACCATCAAGCGCAGAAAGCCCCTCGCCGAGAAGATAAGGGTAGAAATCAGGCGGGTCGTCGAGTGGGTCGTCGATCACTGCAAGCTGCGGCATTATACGGTCATTGCGCTCGATCCCCCTGCGGCTGAAGAGCCGATGTCTTGCCTGGCCGCCGGCGGCAACGAGAACGCGCTTTAG
- a CDS encoding glycosyltransferase family 25 protein — translation MKRLVINLDRSPDRLVHMTSEFARIGIGFERVAGIDAQEHPNLVQQPQHAIHAIRPLAGSEIACLHSHRACWTIIAQDDAPYGAVFEDDMVFSGRAGALLGDTSWVPEDADVVKLETFFSRTVIQRRRAPAGHGFSTVRLRKGHPGAGGYLLSRQMAREFLEATAQVNIAVDDLIFNPAMSAGRNIYQLVPALCAQDQFVGYRLPSLLDQERDAARTASGLMTRQRKPTAVRISREAGRTMRWIADFCRLRRQIVVPFGPIEAID, via the coding sequence ATGAAGCGCCTGGTCATCAATCTCGATCGATCTCCCGACCGACTTGTCCACATGACATCGGAGTTCGCCCGCATCGGCATTGGGTTCGAGCGGGTCGCGGGGATCGATGCCCAGGAACATCCCAATCTGGTGCAGCAGCCGCAGCACGCGATACATGCCATCCGGCCCCTCGCCGGCAGCGAGATCGCCTGCCTGCATAGCCATCGTGCCTGCTGGACGATCATCGCCCAGGACGACGCCCCGTACGGCGCCGTCTTCGAGGACGACATGGTGTTTTCCGGCAGAGCCGGTGCGTTGCTGGGCGATACGAGCTGGGTTCCGGAGGACGCGGACGTCGTGAAGCTCGAGACGTTCTTCTCCAGAACCGTGATCCAGAGGAGAAGGGCCCCTGCCGGACACGGTTTTTCCACGGTCCGGCTCCGCAAGGGCCATCCAGGGGCTGGGGGTTATCTCCTCTCGCGGCAAATGGCGCGCGAGTTTCTGGAGGCAACGGCGCAAGTCAACATAGCTGTCGACGATCTCATCTTTAACCCCGCTATGTCGGCCGGCAGGAATATCTACCAACTTGTTCCCGCCCTCTGCGCGCAAGACCAGTTCGTCGGCTACAGGCTGCCGAGCCTGCTCGACCAGGAACGAGATGCCGCGCGGACCGCGAGTGGGCTTATGACAAGGCAGAGGAAGCCGACGGCGGTGAGAATCAGCCGGGAAGCCGGGCGGACCATGAGGTGGATCGCCGACTTCTGCAGGCTGCGGCGGCAGATTGTCGTGCCCTTCGGCCCCATCGAGGCAATCGACTAA